A window of Ipomoea triloba cultivar NCNSP0323 chromosome 2, ASM357664v1 contains these coding sequences:
- the LOC116010812 gene encoding uncharacterized protein LOC116010812 → MSSIAKREFTELAIDGSNYLTWALDVEMHLTSKDLKQTIADESQSTDAQKAQALIFLHHHLNNDLKNEHLTEKDPHALWKSLKDRFDQQLSIVLPQAQFDWLNMRFQDYKSVIEYNSALHKIVSQLKLCKHEVSESDLIEKTLSTFHASNLVIQQQYRAKNYDKHSELISAFLVAEKHNQLLMKNHNARPVGFAPVPEAHNIAKGWKNRKSHGKGRGGRHGRDNRRGMERIGFVPEGQSSYNRGNRRGTERIILTQGNQNSSKKNSGHKQKDDKQPIKNESHHAGTSLPAANAVINNDDDDLLMNYEIGDFELEE, encoded by the exons ATGTCTTCAATTGCCAAACGTGAATTTACTGAGCTTGCCATTGACGGTAGCAACTATTTGACCTGGGCCTTAGATGTTGAAATGCATTTGACATCAAAGGACTTAAAGCAAACTATTGCTGATGAGTCACAAAGCACTGATGCCCAGAAGGCACAAGCTCTTATTTTCCTACACCACCATTTGAATAACGATCTTAAAAATGAGCATTTGACTGAAAAAGACCCACATGCATTATGGAAGTCCCTGAAGGACCGATTTGACCAACAACTATCAATTGTCCTCCCTCAGGCACAATTTGACTGGCTGAATATGAGGTTTCAAGATTACAAATCTGTAATTGAATATAATTCAGCCCTGCACAAAATTGTATCACAACTGAAGCTCTGCAAACATGAAGTTTCAGAGTctgatttaattgaaaagacttTGTCTACTTTTCATGCGAGTAACCTTGTAATCCAGCAGCAGTACAGGGCTAAGAATTATGACAAACACTCTGAACTAATTTCAGCATTTCTTGTGGCTGAAAAACATAATCAGTTGTTGATGAAAAATCATAATGCACGACCAGTTGGCTTTGCACCTGTGCCTGAAGCACATAATATTGCCAAAGGgtggaaaaatagaaaaagtcatgGTAAGGGTCGTGGTGGTAGACACGGTCGCGATAACCGTAGAGGTATGGAACGTATTGGTTTTGTCCCGGAAGGTCAAAGCTCATACAATCGCGGTAACCGTAGGGGTACAGAACGCATTATTCTTACCCAAGGAAATCAAAACTCATCAAAGAAAAACTCTGGTCATAAACAG aaagaTGATAAGCAACCAATAAAGAATGAATCTCATCATGCAGGTACCAGTTTGCCTGCAGCAAACGCGGTCataaataatgatgatgatgatctcctgatgaattatgaaattggaGATTTTGAGCTTGAAGAATAG